The window TTAACCGCTATGCGCTAAGAAACCAAGGAAAATATAGTTATTCTTCTCTTTCCCTTTACATGTTTTGGATCAAGTCAAATGGCATGAACAAACTCGGATGTGGCAGCAGCACAAAGAATGAATGGTTGGGGACATTATTATTGTTAAGACAAcatgcaaaataaaaataaaaatataacattagGAAATAAACTAGCCAAGAAAATTGCCGCCTCCTTTCAGCAAAACAACACGACCGGAAACTAAAGCTTTGCTTACCAATCATCGCCAAATTCGGTGATTGCAACAAGCAGTAGCCCATTGGTTAAGGCAACCGACTAGGCTTGGATTGGCTGGTGTGCTCCACAGTGGAGACAACCAAAGAATCATCTGCTGACAATGAAAGCCTCTCTTTCCCATACTCAACAGAATTTTCACGACCATTGATATCCATGCCATCTTCATGGTGGTCTTCTCGAGATAGCTCATCATTTCCAACCGCAATTTCGGTGGATTGAGGTTCGGACAAGCCTTGCTTGTTACAATGGGAAGTTCCAGCGTTATGTCTATCAGATGCATCACTGCAGATTTCTTTGGTTTCTATACCAATAACATCTGATAAAAGCCGTTTGTTCTCATTGCTGGGGGCCGTCACTGTGCTCTTGAATTCGTCTCGGGCTTGATCAGACCGAATATTATTGCATAAGTCTGGGCTATCTGAAttgctgggctcgatttcatcACTCAATTGATATAAATTGTAAGATTCGTTATCACCACTACGGCCATCTTCAGTAACATGGTGTTCTTCCATCTGACTGCTGTTATCTGCAACGTTACATACATTTGCTCCTTCATTAAGATCTTGATCTTCGGCAATGAGAATCTCCTTGTTGCCACAAGACGGGGAAGTTGAGTCTCCAATACTACTGTCTGAGCAAGAGGTCACTCTTTCTTCAGTAGGAACAGTTCCATTTCTCGAGGCAGGAAATGACTGGAATGTATCCCAATCGTCATCTTCTTCGGCAGTACTGTTACTATCAGATTCCTTAGGGGAATCCTTTGGAGGGGCCAACTGAAGGGAACTGCTGGTTTCGTTTTGCTCTGTTGGTGAAGGTAACTTGATTACCAAGGGTGGCCCCGAGGATTCAGCTGGTTTTGTGATCTGGTCTTGTGTTACGGAAGCGCGGATAATGTCCTGAAAGCATTGGAATGAAATCGGAACCCCAAATTTTAATGCAGGAGATTGAAAGGATAACGCAATCTTCAATTCCCCAAAGCATGGAATTGAAATTAtgaaagttttgaatttggagATTCCAAACAGGAAACAAAGTGATATGCAATAACACCTAGAAACTCAGTAAAGTATCATGCACTCAGAAAAAAATAACGCGCACACAATATTTGATGTGCCAACAAACCATTATTTTGTAGATAAAATTGTCTTCAAGCTTAAGCTGAGTAGACTATGAAATTAACTCATTCAGTATCAAGAGAGCTCATATGAATAACAGTAGAAATGGCAATAAACATTAGGATATCGACAGTAATGGTAACAAGAACAATTAAGAATCAgataaagaaagaagaaaactgatgaaaatAATGACAATAAACGAGTGAGAATGGTGACAGTAGCTATGTGACACTTTTATCACAATTCTTTCGTCGCCTTCCAATCAATTATACCACAGCCTGCacactatttattttttttaacgggCATTTCTCATTCATTGATCTAAGACAAGTCTCGTGCAAGATGAGTACAGAAGACGAGCTACTCAGCACTTGGCACACACTACACAACAAGCTCTaactaaattcaaaattacTTCAACTGGCACTGCATACTTTAGTCATCTAAGTCTCTCCTCAATACACGTATCCCTTTTCAAACCTACATGAAGTGATGATGCTAGGATTGCAACACTGTGGAGACAACCAAAATCTTTTGACTCATTCCAGGAATACCAAAGCCTGAACAATAAACTAAGAAAAGAACCTGAAACTGCTGTCTTTGTGTAGCGGGCATTGCCAATAGAATCTCCTTTACAGAAACTGCTGAACTAGGAATTTGAGCAAGTTGTGAAACAATTTTTATAGATATGCTTCGTAAATCATGAACTTCCTGCAATTAAAATTGCTAATCgatgaagaaaaaaatgaatattaagCATGCGATGCATGCCATATGCCATTGGGATTACCTGAGACAGAGAACCATGTGATACTGAAAAAACTGTGAGAAGAGCTTCCAAAAGCAGGTTTATCACACCTTTCTGATGATCACAACCCTTCGACAGGGTATTCAGAAGCGTCAAGATTTTCAGAGACTCTCCAGCAATAGCAACTGCTTCTCTTTTAACATGTTTCtgcaatcaaaatcaaattGCTGGACACACGAGGTGATGTGAAAatgagattttaagttttgtcAAATGAAATTATTACCTCCGAAGCATTCCGAATTATGATCAACAAATCTCCGACAAGCTCACCAACAAAAAAGATTAAGAAGGTATTTGACGCTGCACCAATTCCTTTCTGTAATATGACTTTCAGTACCTGCAGACTAACTGCCTGAATCTGCACAGTAACTTCTTGTTTCATATTTGAAAGTGAatgtctcaaaaaaaaaaaaaaccattaggTTGGATTTGGATTCAGtgatttgaaatccatgatttcgaatttattttcattattagaTAAGTTAAATAGAAAAACGTAAATCCTCATCACAATGATTTTCAAATCACTCTGATATTACaaggatttgaaattcactGTGGATATTATAATTGTAGGgtaaataaacatgtaaattgATTTGAATTTCTTTTGTGTAAGTAATCTAAAGAATGAATATACATTTAAAtacatggatttcaaatccgTCTGTCCCTGTCCGAACAAAACCTGTTTgtcagaatcagcaagcatggCCAGGATGCACTGAATGCTGTGATGCAGCATTCTGAACAGGACAGGGTTACTTTCTTGGCTATCTCCTGGAGCTTCAAAAACAAAAGCTAGAGAAGCAAGTGAAAAAACTTGTTCCACAGAAAAGGCAAGCTTCAAGTACAAAATTTTGCGCAAGTGGGAGCTCTTATTTTCCAATTCATGAATTGCATTGGCGCAATCCTTTGTGAACCTAGCTGTTGCACTCAGACAAGCTCTGGTTATTGATGCCAAGTGGGTAATGCCATCAGCCACGAGTTCAGATTTTTCTGCAATACAAGAATCATCAATACAACCCATTCTACATATTACTCGATGAAACCTAATGGATCACTGACAAATACACATTCTGATGGAGTTGATTCTGCTAGAAATTGGATTTTAATTTGAATTCTATCCTATTTTTTAGCTGAATCAATTTACAATTAAAGTCCAAACCATATTCAGCTTCGCTAGTAAAGGAATTATAACTAAAGGTTGAACTTTGTAAGAGATATAAAGCCTGCAAATGAAGATATGCCAgttattgcatttaattattaCACAAAACATTAAGGGGCAATCAACTTCTTTAATTATTTCCGTATTTTGAGAAACACAAACACCATGAGTTTGAATCCCAAACTCAAATAATGTGAATGGATCCGTTTATAACAAACTCTTTCTTTTCCTGATTAAAACTGCCACTTAGAATTGACAATATTCTTACATAAGTTGAAAAAATGAAACATTACCTCACACAGTGTAAATTCTGAGTTTATGGTCGCATCATTGTTACTTTTAATTTGCAGTAACTTCAAAGGATTTCTCATTCTAGAAATTGGTAAACATGAGAGAACATGATAACATCAGAACCTTTACACAAAGAGACAAACAGTTCTCAAGTTCTCCAAGTCCTATTCCCGGTCCTCCAATATTTGCAAATGCCTTGAGGCATCTTGCAGCAGCTATTCTAACAGTAAAAGATTTATCTACAACTCCAATCCGTGTAATGGCACGTAAGGCCTCTGAGCAAGCAGCAGAATTAGCACTCCCACCAGAACCTTCCAAAGCATTGCGAAGCATGTGCAAGGCCTCTTGTCTAACAAAATCCTAGGCACCCAACAGGTAGGATGTTCATAGCTATTTAATGAAATTCATACGGAGAATAAATAATAACACATTATCATCCTGTGACACATTTCAATTGAAACAAATCAGAGAAGCATCACAAATAAACCTTTCATTATCCAAACTCTGGAATTAATGCATTGTTGACCAATGGATCAGTCACATAACACACATGGAAATTTACAAGCGAAAAGAGAAAATAACTTTCGGACAAGTCATTTCCTTATTCATTCTCCCCAACTGCCTGAAAGCAAACAAAAAGAACTTGTACATGCCATATGACTGAGGGATTCATAAACGTATCAGAAATGACATATTAAACGAATCTATGCAGGTTTTGTTACCCTGTGTTTCCAGAGCAACAATTATCGACTACTCAATATGCCCCAAAATGTTATATAAAGCACAAAACAACTACTTTTTCACATTAGATAAATGGATGATGTTATAGGAAATAAAGTTAAAAAACTACTTGACCAAAAAGGAATTTAAATACCTCACTAAATTTTAGAAGCTTTACAACAATATTAGTTGTTTCAAGCAATCCAGAAACAATTCGTCTTCCAAAGTAGCGATAAAATTCTCCCAAGCATTGGGCAGCACCTACACCAGCATCAAGAAAATGACAATAATAAACACTTCCCCCAAATACTATTACCCAATTTTATGATCAAAACATAATTGGCGGGATAGAACATATCATCAACCATATGTGCCCCCAGCGGCCAGCCTGCTATAAAATGATTATTCTCAGGGTCAGGATGTCGTATTCAACATTTGTGCTGGATGATGTGGCAGATTGATATTATAACAAACCAGCATAAGAACAGGCAGTCCAGTGCGGCTACAAGATATTGCTTTTTGGCGGGAAAAATGACAGTTGCAGGATCAGGATGTTGGGTTATAAACACCAGCTACCTCTGAATAGCGTAAGAAAAGCACACATGCACGCCCACAACAGTGCACTAATGATTCGAGTAGGATCATATTAGTGCATCGGAGTAAAGGTGAGTAGAAATCAAACCACTAGTTTGAATCGGTTTTAGAATTAACCAAACCGAAAAAATTGGTTTGGTTCAAAGTTTAGATTAAAAAATCCAAACCAAGcttatttgattatatatattattattttttatttatgttatattataaGTATCATATAATGGAgcttatttttacaatttttggGTCTTGCAATAGTTTAGATTGAGCCATATTGTGGGACCCAAAAATCTATTCATAATGATaaataaggaaaaaatgaaacctaataaaaatttataaaatttattcataagtatattttattaatgataAATCATTGTCATGCATTAAatcattaaatgctttaatacTTGTATATCTATTGATATTGTTAATTACACTAGCTAgtttagaaattttaaattatattttaaaatagttgaaacatttcatgtgaagaaaaaaaatcaagtttaaaATCCATCATCCAAACCGAAGCAAAATAAAATCTAAGTTCGGTTCATTTGGTTTTTACTTTTTAGTTTTTAATGGCTTGGTTTGATTTGTTATTTAGTAAGACCGGTAAACTTGGCATAGTTTGAGTTTCTATCAAAACACAAATTAACCAGTATTTGCTCACCCCTACATCAGAGACATATATTAACATGATGTATCAAAAAGTTTGAAAAAAACCTGGCCTCACTATATAATAAAGCCATCTCTTGATTTGTTCTAACTTGTCTACATAACATGTTCTAGCAATTTCACGCAAAAGATAATGGGTTACTCCTACAGCAGGTCCTTGCACAATGCCCAAAGGTCTTGGTTGAGTAGCAGGAGcaactttgaatttattatgagCCCAAACGGCGAGGGTCCGAAAGAGACGCCTAAAGTCTTTCAAATAGTTTATGGTCCTAATCAGACATGTGTCCAATGGTCGGCcctcaaaaaaacaaaaattggtACTAACCAGAAACTTTCTGAGCCTCGCTCTTCTTTCCATCAGAAAGAAATCCCTGCAGGCTGCTTGCTCTAGAGTATATTGAAATCCCATCACCCTTTGATATTATCTTTGCCATTGCCACTGATGCCAAATGCCGCACTGGCCTACGAGCTCCAAGCACAAGCAGAGAATAAAGAGTGTCCTCACATTTCCTTTGCCAAAGTAGTATGGATTCCTGAAATGTTGGAATCTAGTCTAGGATCAAAAGTTTGAGCCCTCAATTTCACAAGAACCGAAAATGAGAGAATAATAAAGCATTTAACCCCTACAACATTACTGGGAAATAATATATGGAAATATAAAGGACAGCATTAAAAGGGATTTGAAAAGTTACTAATATAGAATATCTTGATCAACATAGACCAAACACcaacaaaataatttctttttcaaaaataaaaaccctCTTGGTTTTAAAATTATGCACCCGACCACCGGCTAAGATATCATAAAAAAGAAACCTACAACTTGAGATTCCGGCAGTGTTAAATTATATAACTCTGTTGCACGCTCTAtacaattcattttattttatcgtTTAACATCAACAATTTCCTACTATTTATCTCATTGAATTTCACGATGAAACAGTTTTTTCTTCACCAACTCAAAACCGAGACAAACGCAAGCTAAGGACCATAATAAAGctaatattaaagaaaaaagtGACTCCTTTAGGCCAATTAGATACCCAAATTTCTTTAGAAAGCAGGAACAGAAGTAGGCAACACCACATTGAGCACAAAACTTAAATAAGCCAAgtggtgataaaaaaaaaaccttgggATCCTCTTCAATGGCCGATATTAGATCAGACAAAAGATCAAAACAGAGAAGTGGGTCTGGAGGCTTGTGAGCGGCAGATGCCACGATTGATTCGAGCTGCGCCACCAGCACTCCGAATCTTGACAAGGGTACGTTCTCTCTCCCGAAATTTTTCGCCATAGCCTTGCTCGTGTGCGAAATGTATGGGCGTCTGCCACATAGAGGAAGAAGAAAGGACGAATGCGTTTGTCTTCTGGGAACTGCAGACAGTACTCAGCTGTACTGGTCGATGGATTCCGGGATATTTGAGCTTACGGGCTACAGCGTCGTGTCTGGTTTAGTAGCATGGCAAAGCTGAAATAAATGTCGATATACATTTATCGTTTAATAACTTTTATAAAACTAATAATAATACATGtgatttatatatcaaaaaaattagatataaaataattatccaAGAGTatacaattataataataaattttatattcgaagtttgatttttaaattctATATTTAGAAATGATATTTAGTTTGATCCCaagtgataaaaataaaaataaaaatttcgaaGTACTCAAcaagaaattttaattaaattttttatctagCTGTTTATAGAGCACATGTTACTCAAcaagaaattttaattaaattttttatctagCTGTTTATAGAGCACATGTTATACAACTTAAacgatattttaattaaattttttatctagCGGTTTATAGAACACATATTATACAACCATACAAACACTCCGGTACCTAAACGATAAATTATACCTTTTTTTCTCTATGCTTTCGGAATTGTTGAAAAACTAACTTCAATTGAGATTAATTTTTCTATTTGCAtgtttgaatatgaaatttaaaattaatcgttggatttgaaaattttatgatatcTTGTTGAAATACATTGAATTAATATAAGCTCaaagattttgaattaaataataaaaatattcctTCCTATTATTTTCCTAATATATGTAACAATGaactatttaattttcaattctcATCAAATGTCAAAATAGAATTATGTATGTGCGTGAGCGCaagatattttatcaaaaaataaaagcatGGTTCATGAACGGTTTTGTGATACAAAGAAAATTTTCTAGGCACGCTACTAATCAGAACATATGCCATGTCTGGCCAGGACACCAGAAAAATGAACTATTAGCAGAATTTCCTATATGTTTTAGGCATTATTTCGTCGAACAAACTGAACTCGAAGGCTTGATGGCGCTTTTCCTTCCTGTTGAAGTGTGTACTCTATCTTCATTTGTTCCAAGACAGAGTCGTTTGTGCTACAAGAAAAAACAGAAACACTGTCGGATCTTTTATCAATTAAGAATGCACAGAAATACAACAAGAAAAACAGAAACAAAAGCGGAGGTCTTTAATTAGGAATGTTCAACCCGCCCCATTCCATAATAGTGCTTATGTCACACGTACATTATAATGCATAAATACGATGATGAAGGCATACGATGATGACAATTACAAGCtggaagaaaaatatatatataattgaggGATAAAACCAGTTAGGTTGGTTAGCATCTTGATAATGGCAGGATGTACAAATAGCAAGAATAGAACCATTTGACATCATTTTTTCTTGTTCTCTCCATTTTTCTCAGTAGAGATGGAAACGAACAAACCCTTGGAGAAATAACTAATTTCCTGTCGGCCAATAAGCtgttcaaaaataaaaacttgaaaGAATCTTTCTTCCAGaaatttcaactaaaatataaaCCAAAAGATTCTTTTAAAGCacctttaaaacaaataaattatacaTGCATATCATGGAACTTCCAAAATCTTTTGGGAATTGAAGTCACAGACTTACTACTGATGGAGACATTCATTCAATTCATTGGCTTGTTTGCGACATTTCCAAACAACGGATAATGTTCTTCCTGCAGCACATTCAGCGTATTTTTCTGTGTAGCGATAGCATTCTTTCAATGCCTTTTGCTTCATTTTGCTGCGCAAAGCTGATGTTATCGctaaatgaatatttgcacatTGCAATAAAACTCAAGCTATATAAAAGCATAGTTACACAAATTTATGATACCAGCATCATTTGTGACCACAAATAACATGATCTTTTTTTCGTTTTAATGACTGCCTCTTGAATTCTCTCACTTCCTTAGGGTGAAACCAACCATCTCCAATCACCCCAATGCCAACTCTAATCATATATGGTTAGATCATACCAATCTTCAGACATCAATATATCAGGAAAAATTCATAACTCATTTTCTCGCAGACCCAAAAGAACTGCAGCATACTCAGGTTGGACTGAGTGAGGTTGGGGATTTCCCCTACCCtcaagtttaaaaaaatttaaatgtatataaataatttttcctaacgcatataaattttcgcttgttaaatacataaaatcaccccaaaaatcaattttatcaCGGCCAATAAACATAAacctaaattttgaaataactgGATCTTAGACATCTAAACAGGGCACACCACCCAGGTGTTGTGGGCGAGGCTTGGGTTCAAACCCACCGTAAAACACCTCTCCCCGAGTAATTAGATCCAAAATAGAATCAAAACAACCCGCTTAAGCAACAATTTAATCCCCATAAAGAAATAGTTAATTTCTTCAGCTAAATTTTACATGTATGACAAATCAGTGAGATAATAAATCTAATGTCGCTAGAGTAATTGAATTCGAATGAgatagggtttagggtttaagaGGTTAATCTTGAATCATTCCATAAACACTTCACCTTCTTCAACTTTCTTTTTGACGTGATTTTCTCTGGCTTCTTGCACATATCCCATTTGTTACAGATTCGCAGCTCAAAAATCAAAGGCAATTCCACTCGAGTGTGCTCTTTTCTCGGCTCTTTCAACAATTTGTTTTCTTCGGTTAAACCTTAAAAGCGTTGAATTGAGAGAGTTGTTACTTTACAAGTCAGAGTCGTGTATTTGTTCAAACGAAAGATGGGCCTTCGTCACTCGTATAGTCGtgtgttgatttatttattcatgTTTCCTTTTTATTACtggatttaaaaaaacaaagagaaaACAAAAGCATCAAAGTCGTTGTAGTATAGTGGTGAGTATTCCCGCCTGTCACGCGGGTGACCCGGGTTCGATCCCCGGCAACGGCGTTTGTTTT of the Primulina huaijiensis isolate GDHJ02 chromosome 1, ASM1229523v2, whole genome shotgun sequence genome contains:
- the LOC140974903 gene encoding protein SWEETIE-like gives rise to the protein MGCIDDSCIAEKSELVADGITHLASITRACLSATARFTKDCANAIHELENKSSHLRKILYLKLAFSVEQVFSLASLAFVFEAPGDSQESNPVLFRMLHHSIQCILAMLADSDKQIQAVSLQVLKVILQKGIGAASNTFLIFFVGELVGDLLIIIRNASEKHVKREAVAIAGESLKILTLLNTLSKGCDHQKGVINLLLEALLTVFSVSHGSLSQEVHDLRSISIKIVSQLAQIPSSAVSVKEILLAMPATQRQQFQDIIRASVTQDQITKPAESSGPPLVIKLPSPTEQNETSSSLQLAPPKDSPKESDSNSTAEEDDDWDTFQSFPASRNGTVPTEERVTSCSDSSIGDSTSPSCGNKEILIAEDQDLNEGANVCNVADNSSQMEEHHVTEDGRSGDNESYNLYQLSDEIEPSNSDSPDLCNNIRSDQARDEFKSTVTAPSNENKRLLSDVIGIETKEICSDASDRHNAGTSHCNKQGLSEPQSTEIAVGNDELSREDHHEDGMDINGRENSVEYGKERLSLSADDSLVVSTVEHTSQSKPSRLP
- the LOC140974921 gene encoding protein SWEETIE-like isoform X1: MAKNFGRENVPLSRFGVLVAQLESIVASAAHKPPDPLLCFDLLSDLISAIEEDPKIPTFQESILLWQRKCEDTLYSLLVLGARRPVRHLASVAMAKIISKGDGISIYSRASSLQGFLSDGKKSEAQKVSGAAQCLGEFYRYFGRRIVSGLLETTNIVVKLLKFSEDFVRQEALHMLRNALEGSGGSANSAACSEALRAITRIGVVDKSFTVRIAAARCLKAFANIGGPGIGLGELENCLSLCVKVLMLSCSLMFTNF
- the LOC140974921 gene encoding protein SWEETIE-like isoform X2 produces the protein MAKNFGRENVPLSRFGVLVAQLESIVASAAHKPPDPLLCFDLLSDLISAIEEDPKESILLWQRKCEDTLYSLLVLGARRPVRHLASVAMAKIISKGDGISIYSRASSLQGFLSDGKKSEAQKVSGAAQCLGEFYRYFGRRIVSGLLETTNIVVKLLKFSEDFVRQEALHMLRNALEGSGGSANSAACSEALRAITRIGVVDKSFTVRIAAARCLKAFANIGGPGIGLGELENCLSLCVKVLMLSCSLMFTNF
- the LOC140974926 gene encoding uncharacterized protein is translated as MGYVQEARENHVKKKVEEALRSKMKQKALKECYRYTEKYAECAAGRTLSVVWKCRKQANELNECLHQYTNDSVLEQMKIEYTLQQEGKAPSSLRVQFVRRNNA